A genomic stretch from Pseudomonas sp. MUP55 includes:
- a CDS encoding YdcF family protein, translating to MPFRYFIKQLLLPPGIFLLLLALAWWFRRSRPRLAGCCFALGLGGMWLISLPVMVQWGANALETVPPLARDDWAALAQRADAIVVLGSGRERGDVAWGSDQPTGIGLERQRFAARLAKASGLPVLTTGGLHYGTPPSEAELMAVSMQDDFGVSVRWKEERSRTTWENAQMSAEILLPQGIKRVVVVTQAWHMPRSVWSFEKAGFTVVPAPVGFLGVDNARPLGGWMPEVKSVWQSGQLINEAVGQVGYRLFYR from the coding sequence ATGCCTTTTCGTTATTTCATTAAACAACTGTTGTTGCCGCCCGGTATTTTTTTGCTGTTGCTGGCGCTTGCCTGGTGGTTTCGCCGCAGTCGTCCGCGCTTGGCGGGGTGTTGCTTTGCCTTGGGGTTGGGCGGGATGTGGTTGATCAGCCTGCCGGTGATGGTGCAGTGGGGCGCGAATGCCCTGGAGACCGTGCCGCCCCTGGCCCGTGATGACTGGGCGGCGCTGGCCCAGCGCGCCGATGCGATTGTGGTGCTCGGCTCCGGCCGTGAACGCGGGGACGTGGCGTGGGGCAGCGATCAGCCCACCGGCATCGGCTTGGAGCGTCAGCGTTTTGCCGCGCGTCTGGCCAAGGCGTCCGGGTTGCCGGTATTGACCACCGGTGGCTTGCACTATGGCACGCCGCCCAGCGAAGCAGAGCTGATGGCCGTGTCGATGCAGGATGATTTCGGCGTGAGCGTGCGCTGGAAGGAAGAGCGCAGCCGCACCACCTGGGAAAATGCACAGATGAGCGCCGAGATTCTATTGCCGCAGGGCATCAAGCGCGTGGTGGTAGTGACCCAGGCCTGGCACATGCCGCGTTCGGTGTGGAGCTTCGAGAAGGCCGGCTTTACCGTGGTGCCGGCGCCCGTGGGCTTCCTGGGCGTGGACAATGCGCGTCCGCTGGGCGGCTGGATGCCGGAGGTCAAGTCGGTGTGGCAGAGCGGGCAATTGATCAACGAGGCGGTGGGGCAGGTGGGGTATCGGTTGTTCTACCGCTAA
- the leuS gene encoding leucine--tRNA ligase: MHEQYQPREIENAAQTFWDEQKSFEVSEQPGKETYYCLSMFPYPSGKLHMGHVRNYTIGDVISRYQRMLGKNVLQPMGWDAFGMPAENAAMKNNVAPAKWTYENIAYMKTQLRSLGLAVDWSREVTTCKPDYYRWEQWLFTRLFEKGVIYKKSGTVNWDPVDQTVLANEQVIDGRGWRSGALIEKREIPMYYFKITAYADELLSSLDDLPGWPEQVKTMQRNWIGKSKGMEVQFPYNVDSIGEAGALKVFTTRPDTLMGATYVAVAAEHPLATQAAQNNPELQAFIAECKGGSVAEADVATQEKKGLPTGLFVEHPLTGEKLPVWVANYVLMHYGDGAVMAVPAHDERDFEFATKYSLPIKSVVRTSSGETNPAPWQDAYGEHGTLINSGEFDGLDFQGAFDAIEVALVKKNLGASRTQFRLRDWGISRQRYWGCPIPIIHCQSCGDVPVPEDQLPVVLPEDVVPDGAGSPLARMPEFYECSCPKCGQPAKRETDTMDTFVESSWYYARYASPHYEGGLVEKSAADHWLPVDQYIGGIEHAILHLLYARFFHKLMRDEGLVSSDEPFKNLLTQGMVIADTYYRREANGAYTWFNPADVELERDSKAKVISAKLKSDGLPVEIGGTEKMAKSKNNGVDPQSMIDQFGADTCRLFMMFASPPDMSAEWSDSGVEGSHRFLKRVWRLAHAHVSQGLPGKLDVAALNDEQKAVRRSIHLAIRQASQDVGQNHKFNTAIAQVMTLMNVLEKAAQATEQDRALIQEGLETVTLLLAPITPHISHELWARLGHSGAVIDARWPVQDDSALVQDTLQLVIQVNGKLRGQIDMPASASREEVEAAARCNENVLRFTEGLTIRKVIVVPGKLVNIVAS, encoded by the coding sequence ATGCACGAACAATATCAGCCCCGTGAAATAGAAAATGCCGCACAAACCTTCTGGGACGAGCAGAAGTCCTTTGAAGTCAGCGAACAGCCAGGCAAGGAGACTTACTATTGCCTATCGATGTTCCCTTACCCCAGCGGCAAGCTACACATGGGGCACGTGCGTAACTACACCATCGGCGACGTGATCTCTCGCTACCAGCGCATGCTCGGCAAGAACGTTCTGCAACCCATGGGTTGGGACGCTTTCGGCATGCCGGCGGAAAACGCCGCGATGAAAAACAACGTGGCCCCCGCCAAGTGGACCTACGAAAACATCGCCTACATGAAGACCCAGCTGCGCAGCCTGGGTCTGGCGGTGGACTGGTCCCGCGAAGTGACCACCTGCAAGCCGGACTACTACCGCTGGGAACAATGGCTGTTCACTCGCCTGTTCGAAAAAGGCGTGATCTACAAGAAAAGCGGCACCGTGAACTGGGACCCGGTCGACCAGACCGTACTGGCCAACGAACAGGTGATCGACGGTCGCGGCTGGCGCTCCGGCGCGCTGATCGAAAAGCGCGAAATCCCGATGTATTACTTCAAGATCACCGCCTATGCGGATGAACTCTTGTCGAGCCTCGACGACTTGCCGGGCTGGCCTGAGCAGGTCAAGACCATGCAGCGCAACTGGATTGGCAAATCCAAAGGCATGGAAGTGCAGTTCCCCTACAACGTCGACTCGATCGGCGAAGCGGGCGCACTCAAGGTGTTCACCACCCGCCCCGACACCCTGATGGGCGCCACTTACGTCGCCGTGGCCGCCGAACACCCGCTGGCCACCCAGGCCGCACAGAACAACCCCGAGTTGCAGGCGTTCATCGCTGAATGCAAAGGCGGCAGCGTGGCTGAAGCCGACGTCGCGACCCAGGAGAAAAAAGGCCTGCCGACCGGCCTGTTCGTCGAGCACCCGTTGACTGGCGAGAAGCTGCCGGTCTGGGTCGCCAACTACGTGCTCATGCACTACGGCGACGGCGCGGTGATGGCCGTACCGGCCCACGACGAACGCGATTTCGAATTCGCCACTAAATACAGCCTGCCGATCAAGTCCGTGGTGCGCACCAGCTCGGGCGAAACCAACCCGGCCCCATGGCAGGACGCCTACGGCGAACACGGCACCCTGATCAACTCCGGCGAGTTCGACGGCCTGGACTTCCAGGGCGCGTTCGACGCCATCGAAGTCGCGCTGGTCAAGAAAAACCTCGGTGCCTCGCGCACCCAGTTCCGCCTGCGCGACTGGGGCATCAGCCGCCAGCGCTACTGGGGCTGCCCGATCCCGATCATCCACTGCCAAAGCTGTGGCGACGTGCCGGTGCCGGAAGACCAGTTGCCGGTGGTGTTGCCCGAAGACGTGGTGCCGGACGGCGCCGGCTCGCCATTGGCGCGCATGCCCGAGTTCTACGAGTGCAGCTGCCCGAAATGCGGCCAGCCTGCCAAGCGTGAAACCGACACCATGGACACCTTCGTCGAGTCCTCGTGGTATTACGCCCGTTACGCGTCGCCGCACTATGAAGGTGGCCTGGTCGAGAAATCCGCAGCCGACCACTGGTTGCCGGTGGATCAATACATCGGTGGCATCGAGCACGCCATCCTGCACCTGCTGTATGCGCGCTTCTTCCACAAGCTGATGCGTGACGAAGGCCTGGTCAGCTCCGACGAACCGTTCAAGAACCTGCTGACCCAAGGCATGGTGATCGCCGATACCTACTATCGCCGCGAAGCCAATGGCGCCTACACCTGGTTCAACCCGGCGGACGTCGAGCTTGAGCGCGACAGCAAAGCCAAGGTCATCAGCGCCAAGCTCAAATCCGACGGCCTGCCGGTGGAAATCGGCGGCACCGAGAAGATGGCCAAGTCCAAGAACAACGGCGTCGACCCGCAATCGATGATCGATCAGTTCGGCGCCGACACCTGCCGCCTGTTCATGATGTTCGCCTCGCCGCCCGACATGAGCGCCGAATGGTCCGACTCCGGCGTCGAAGGCTCGCACCGCTTCCTCAAGCGCGTCTGGCGCCTGGCCCATGCCCACGTCAGCCAGGGCCTGCCGGGCAAGCTGGACGTGGCAGCCTTGAATGATGAGCAAAAGGCAGTTCGTCGCAGCATCCACCTGGCTATCCGCCAGGCCAGCCAGGACGTAGGGCAGAACCACAAGTTCAACACCGCCATCGCCCAGGTGATGACGCTGATGAACGTGCTGGAGAAAGCCGCGCAGGCCACCGAACAGGATCGCGCATTAATTCAGGAAGGCCTGGAAACGGTTACCCTGCTGCTGGCGCCGATCACGCCGCACATCAGCCACGAATTGTGGGCTCGCCTGGGCCACAGCGGTGCCGTCATCGATGCCCGCTGGCCGGTGCAGGATGACAGCGCGCTGGTACAGGACACGCTGCAACTGGTGATTCAGGTCAATGGCAAGTTGCGCGGTCAGATCGACATGCCGGCCAGCGCCAGCCGTGAAGAAGTCGAAGCGGCCGCACGCTGCAACGAAAACGTGCTGCGCTTTACCGAAGGCCTGACGATCCGCAAAGTGATCGTAGTGCCCGGAAAACTGGTCAATATCGTCGCCAGCTAA
- the lptE gene encoding LPS assembly lipoprotein LptE, translating into MIKRNLLVMGLAVLLSACGFQLRGTGTNELSLKELDVSARNAYGETVTQLRQTLENSGVRVYTGATYKLDLVDERETQRNISYASAGRASDVELTTTVNFEVQGRDHLPLMGDKIQVQKVVSHDGNNLVGSDSETIQVRKEMRRELVQRMMTRLQTLTPEKLAELQQVADNKAKADADALKAAQEYEDNTPKQSPVEVPVE; encoded by the coding sequence ATGATCAAACGCAATCTGCTGGTAATGGGCCTGGCCGTTCTGTTGAGCGCTTGCGGCTTCCAGCTGCGCGGCACCGGCACCAACGAACTGTCGCTCAAGGAACTCGACGTCAGCGCACGCAACGCCTACGGCGAAACCGTCACGCAACTGCGCCAGACCCTGGAAAACAGCGGTGTGCGCGTCTATACCGGCGCCACCTACAAACTGGACCTGGTCGATGAGCGCGAAACCCAGCGCAACATCAGCTACGCCAGTGCCGGCCGTGCCTCGGACGTCGAGTTGACCACCACCGTCAACTTCGAAGTACAGGGCCGCGACCACCTGCCGCTGATGGGCGACAAGATCCAGGTCCAGAAAGTCGTGAGCCACGACGGCAACAACCTGGTGGGTTCAGACTCCGAAACCATTCAGGTGCGCAAGGAAATGCGTCGTGAGCTGGTCCAGCGCATGATGACCCGCCTGCAAACGCTGACCCCGGAAAAACTGGCCGAGCTGCAGCAGGTTGCCGACAACAAGGCCAAGGCTGACGCCGATGCCCTGAAGGCCGCGCAAGAGTACGAAGACAACACGCCGAAACAGTCGCCTGTTGAAGTGCCTGTCGAGTAA
- the holA gene encoding DNA polymerase III subunit delta — MKLAPAQLAKHLQGGLAPVYIVSGDDPLLCQEAADAIRAAARQQGFDERQVFSADASFDWGTLLQAGASMSLFAEKRLLELRLPSGKPGDKGAAALMEYCSRPAEDTVLLISLPKLDGSAQKTKWGKALVEGPQTQFIQIWPVDSSQLPQWIRQRLSQSGLSATQDAVELIAARVEGNLLAAAQEIEKLKLMAEDGQITVETVQGAVADSARFDVFGLVDAILNGEPAHALRMLEGLRGEGVEPPVILWALARELRVLANIALQYSQGTPLDKCFSQARPPVWDKRKPLMSKALQRHSAQRWAQLLLEAQRIDAQIKGQAAGSPWMSLSRLSLLMAGQRLTLPAE; from the coding sequence ATGAAACTCGCTCCCGCCCAACTCGCCAAACACCTGCAAGGTGGCCTCGCGCCTGTCTACATTGTCAGCGGCGATGACCCGTTGCTGTGCCAGGAAGCCGCCGATGCCATTCGCGCGGCGGCGCGCCAGCAAGGTTTCGACGAGCGCCAGGTATTCAGCGCCGACGCCAGTTTCGACTGGGGAACGTTGCTGCAAGCCGGCGCGAGCATGTCGCTGTTCGCCGAAAAGCGCCTGCTGGAACTGCGCCTGCCCTCGGGCAAGCCGGGCGACAAAGGCGCGGCAGCGTTGATGGAATACTGCTCGCGCCCGGCTGAAGACACGGTGCTGCTGATCAGCCTGCCCAAGCTCGACGGCAGCGCGCAGAAGACCAAATGGGGCAAGGCGCTGGTGGAAGGCCCACAGACCCAGTTCATTCAGATCTGGCCGGTGGACAGCAGCCAATTGCCGCAGTGGATTCGCCAGCGCCTGTCACAGTCTGGATTGTCGGCTACGCAAGATGCCGTCGAGCTGATCGCCGCCAGGGTCGAGGGCAACCTGCTTGCCGCCGCCCAGGAGATCGAAAAGCTCAAGCTGATGGCCGAAGACGGGCAGATCACCGTCGAAACCGTGCAAGGCGCCGTGGCCGACAGTGCGCGTTTTGATGTGTTCGGGTTGGTGGACGCCATCCTCAACGGCGAACCCGCCCATGCCCTGCGCATGCTCGAAGGGCTGCGCGGCGAGGGCGTGGAACCGCCGGTAATTCTCTGGGCCCTGGCCCGGGAACTGCGGGTGCTGGCTAACATTGCGCTGCAATACAGCCAGGGCACGCCGCTGGACAAATGCTTCAGCCAGGCCCGGCCACCGGTGTGGGACAAGCGCAAACCCCTGATGAGCAAGGCCCTGCAACGGCACTCGGCGCAACGCTGGGCGCAGCTGTTGCTGGAAGCGCAGCGCATCGACGCACAGATCAAAGGCCAGGCGGCGGGCTCGCCGTGGATGAGCCTGAGCCGCTTATCCTTGCTGATGGCCGGCCAGCGGCTGACGTTACCTGCCGAATAA
- the arfA gene encoding alternative ribosome rescue factor ArfA produces the protein MSKKPSKHGPNKAKSIIAQPLFRSRQERAGKGKGSYRREAFQSNSWEASYFLAA, from the coding sequence ATGAGCAAAAAGCCATCCAAGCATGGCCCGAACAAGGCCAAATCCATCATCGCCCAGCCACTGTTCCGCAGCCGTCAGGAACGCGCCGGCAAGGGCAAAGGCAGCTACCGCCGCGAAGCCTTCCAGTCTAATAGCTGGGAGGCTTCTTACTTTCTGGCTGCCTGA
- a CDS encoding lytic murein transglycosylase: MPSRLSRHWHLRQLIAASSLILLVACAEKPTAADAQPLPTLKTAPAVAPAVVAPLAVDNLNIQPTQTFAEWQAGFRAQALQAGITADVFDNAFAGVTPDMAVIRADRSQPEFSRPVWEYLDGALSPLRVRNGQALLVKYADILQRIEERYGVDRQALVSVWGMESNFGQFQGNNSVIRSLATLAYEGRRPAFAQAQLLAALQIIQHGDIQADQMKGSWAGAMGQTQFIPTTYNTHAVDFDGDGRRDIWNSPADALASTAHYLQSSGWQKGQPWGVEVQQLPSGFDYSLADGGIRKTVAEWLKLGIQLPPGASLPANVEQLSAALLLPAGYRGPAFLVLDNFRAILKYNNSSSYALAVGLLSERFGGGGVIRGSWPKDELPLSRSQRIDLQTALSAKGYDAGNADGIIGANTRKAIRAAQQALGWPADGYPTVKLLESLQN; the protein is encoded by the coding sequence ATGCCCTCTCGTCTTTCCCGTCATTGGCACCTTCGCCAATTGATCGCTGCCTCCAGCCTCATTCTGCTTGTCGCCTGCGCGGAAAAACCCACCGCCGCGGACGCTCAACCCCTGCCCACACTCAAGACTGCACCGGCCGTTGCGCCTGCCGTCGTTGCGCCGCTGGCGGTGGACAACCTGAACATCCAGCCAACCCAGACCTTCGCCGAATGGCAGGCGGGTTTCCGTGCGCAAGCCCTGCAAGCCGGGATCACGGCTGACGTCTTCGATAACGCCTTCGCCGGCGTTACCCCGGACATGGCGGTAATTCGCGCCGACCGCAGCCAGCCGGAGTTTTCCCGCCCGGTGTGGGAATACCTCGATGGCGCGCTGTCGCCGCTGCGCGTACGTAATGGTCAGGCGTTGCTGGTCAAGTACGCCGACATCCTGCAGCGTATCGAAGAGCGTTATGGCGTTGATCGCCAGGCACTCGTCTCGGTGTGGGGCATGGAGAGCAACTTCGGCCAGTTCCAGGGCAATAACTCGGTGATCCGCTCCCTCGCGACCCTGGCCTATGAAGGCCGCCGCCCGGCCTTCGCGCAGGCACAGCTGCTGGCGGCGCTGCAGATCATCCAGCATGGCGATATCCAGGCAGACCAGATGAAAGGCTCCTGGGCTGGCGCAATGGGCCAGACCCAGTTCATCCCTACTACCTACAACACCCACGCCGTGGATTTTGACGGCGACGGTCGCCGCGATATCTGGAACAGCCCGGCTGACGCCCTCGCCTCCACCGCCCATTACCTGCAAAGTTCCGGCTGGCAGAAAGGCCAGCCGTGGGGCGTTGAGGTGCAGCAATTGCCTTCAGGCTTCGACTATTCACTGGCCGACGGCGGCATCCGCAAGACCGTCGCCGAATGGCTGAAACTGGGCATCCAGTTGCCGCCTGGCGCCAGCCTGCCTGCCAATGTCGAGCAACTGTCCGCCGCCCTGCTGTTGCCGGCCGGCTACCGCGGCCCGGCGTTCCTGGTTCTGGATAACTTCCGTGCGATCCTGAAGTACAACAACTCGTCGTCCTATGCGCTGGCCGTTGGCCTGCTGTCGGAGCGGTTCGGTGGCGGTGGTGTGATTCGCGGAAGCTGGCCGAAGGACGAGCTGCCGCTGAGCCGCTCGCAACGTATCGACCTGCAGACGGCGCTCAGCGCCAAGGGCTACGACGCCGGCAACGCTGACGGGATCATCGGAGCCAACACGCGCAAGGCGATTCGCGCGGCGCAGCAAGCGCTGGGCTGGCCGGCGGATGGGTATCCGACGGTGAAGTTGTTGGAGTCGTTGCAGAACTGA
- a CDS encoding LD-carboxypeptidase: MTASVPALRPEGTIGLIAPAGPAALDVEKAGQWMRARGYDLRIFPGVHESDGYLAGSDQVRLDDLHAAFADPEIDAIFCLRGGYGTPRLLDALDFDLLRAHPKPFVGYSDITALHLAINRYAGFITFHGPMLNADLLGGKQQPTESSLFSLLRGQLGAGSLLTHPVAYPLTTIEPGIACGRLLGGNLSMIAAVMGTAYEIDAEGIILFIEDVNEPLYRIDRLLMHLRLAGKLDQVAGVLVGDVAGVDQAGLERLLKQTFEPLCIPVLSGWRSGHCDPNLTLPMGALVRLDAGEQQVVLEQDVVFNR; encoded by the coding sequence ATGACTGCTTCCGTACCCGCATTACGTCCCGAAGGCACCATCGGCCTGATCGCCCCCGCCGGCCCTGCCGCGTTGGACGTCGAAAAAGCCGGGCAGTGGATGCGCGCCCGCGGCTACGACCTGCGAATTTTCCCCGGCGTGCATGAGAGTGACGGCTACCTGGCCGGCAGCGATCAAGTGCGCCTCGATGACCTCCACGCCGCTTTCGCCGACCCTGAGATCGACGCGATTTTCTGCCTGCGCGGCGGCTACGGTACGCCACGTCTGCTCGATGCACTGGATTTCGACCTGTTGCGCGCGCACCCCAAGCCCTTTGTGGGCTACAGCGACATCACCGCCTTGCACCTGGCGATCAACCGCTATGCGGGCTTCATCACCTTCCACGGGCCGATGCTCAATGCTGATTTGCTCGGTGGCAAGCAACAACCTACCGAATCCTCGCTGTTCAGCCTGCTACGCGGCCAGCTTGGCGCCGGCAGCCTGCTGACGCATCCGGTGGCCTACCCATTGACTACCATTGAGCCAGGCATCGCCTGCGGGCGCCTGCTGGGCGGCAACCTGTCGATGATCGCAGCGGTGATGGGAACTGCTTACGAAATCGACGCTGAAGGCATCATTCTGTTCATCGAGGACGTCAACGAGCCGCTCTATCGCATCGACCGCTTGCTGATGCACCTGCGTCTGGCAGGCAAGCTCGACCAGGTTGCGGGGGTATTGGTGGGGGATGTCGCAGGCGTGGATCAGGCGGGGCTCGAACGGCTGTTGAAGCAGACCTTCGAGCCGCTGTGCATTCCGGTGCTGTCCGGTTGGCGCAGTGGGCATTGCGATCCGAACCTGACGCTGCCGATGGGCGCGTTGGTGCGTCTGGATGCGGGGGAGCAGCAGGTGGTGTTGGAGCAGGATGTGGTGTTCAACCGCTGA
- the lipA gene encoding lipoyl synthase: MIPTLDVTERPAPAPRAKVEAGVKLRGAEKVARIPVKIIPTTELPKKPDWIRVRIPVSPEVDRIKALLRKHKLHSVCEEASCPNLGECFSGGTATFMIMGDICTRRCPFCDVGHGRPKPLDVNEPESLAIAIADLKLKYVVITSVDRDDLRDGGAQHFADCIREIRKLSPNVMLETLVPDYRGRMDVALEITAAEPPDVFNHNLETVPRLYKAARPGSDYQWSLTLLQKFKQMMPHIPTKSGLMLGLGETDEEVIEVMKRMREHDIDMLTLGQYLQPSRSHLPVQRFVHPDTFAWFAEEGYKMGFKNVASGPLVRSSYHADEQAKLVKASLVS, translated from the coding sequence ATGATCCCGACGCTGGACGTTACCGAGCGTCCAGCCCCGGCCCCGCGTGCCAAGGTGGAAGCCGGCGTCAAGCTGCGCGGCGCCGAGAAGGTTGCACGCATCCCGGTGAAGATCATCCCGACCACCGAACTGCCGAAAAAGCCTGACTGGATTCGCGTGCGCATCCCGGTCTCGCCGGAAGTCGACCGTATCAAGGCCCTGCTGCGCAAACACAAGTTGCACAGCGTGTGCGAAGAGGCATCCTGCCCGAACCTGGGCGAGTGCTTCTCCGGCGGCACCGCCACCTTCATGATCATGGGCGACATTTGCACCCGTCGCTGCCCGTTCTGCGACGTGGGCCACGGCCGTCCGAAGCCGCTGGACGTCAATGAGCCAGAAAGCCTGGCCATCGCCATCGCCGACCTGAAGCTCAAGTACGTGGTAATCACTTCGGTGGACCGTGACGACTTGCGTGACGGCGGTGCCCAGCACTTTGCCGACTGCATCCGCGAAATCCGCAAGCTGTCGCCGAACGTGATGCTCGAAACCCTGGTGCCCGACTACCGTGGCCGCATGGATGTGGCGCTGGAAATCACCGCCGCCGAGCCGCCGGATGTGTTCAACCACAACCTGGAAACCGTGCCGCGCCTGTACAAGGCCGCGCGTCCGGGTTCCGATTACCAGTGGTCGCTGACCCTGCTGCAGAAGTTCAAGCAGATGATGCCGCACATTCCGACCAAATCCGGCTTGATGCTGGGCCTGGGCGAAACCGACGAAGAAGTCATCGAAGTCATGAAGCGCATGCGCGAACACGACATCGATATGCTGACCCTGGGCCAGTACCTGCAACCGTCCCGTAGCCACTTGCCGGTGCAGCGTTTCGTGCACCCGGACACCTTCGCCTGGTTCGCCGAGGAAGGTTACAAGATGGGCTTCAAGAACGTGGCTTCCGGCCCGTTGGTGCGCTCTTCGTACCATGCTGATGAACAGGCCAAGCTGGTCAAGGCAAGCCTGGTTTCGTAA
- the lipB gene encoding lipoyl(octanoyl) transferase LipB produces the protein MSQVLGFRELGRMAYEPVWHAMQRFTNERGSSAPDEIWLVEHPPVFTQGQAGKAEHLLLPGDIPVVQVDRGGQVTYHGPGQLVAYLLLDVRKLGFGVRDLVSRMEACLIELLASYGVTAAAKPDAPGVYVDGAKIASLGLRIRHGCSFHGLALNVDMDLAPFRRINPCGYAGLAMTQLSDHATPIEFAEVSARLRAQLVKHLDYAEQTTLTGGID, from the coding sequence ATGTCACAGGTCCTGGGCTTTCGCGAGCTCGGCCGGATGGCTTACGAGCCGGTCTGGCACGCCATGCAGCGCTTTACCAACGAGCGCGGCAGCTCGGCACCGGATGAAATCTGGCTAGTCGAACACCCTCCGGTATTCACCCAAGGTCAGGCCGGCAAGGCTGAGCATCTGCTACTCCCGGGTGATATTCCGGTGGTGCAGGTCGACCGAGGGGGTCAAGTGACTTACCATGGGCCTGGCCAACTGGTGGCTTACCTGTTGCTGGATGTGCGCAAGCTGGGGTTTGGCGTGCGTGACCTGGTAAGCCGCATGGAAGCTTGCCTGATCGAGCTGCTGGCCAGCTACGGCGTGACCGCTGCGGCCAAGCCCGATGCACCGGGTGTGTACGTGGATGGCGCGAAAATCGCCTCCCTGGGGCTGCGCATTCGTCACGGTTGTTCCTTTCATGGCCTGGCCCTGAATGTGGACATGGACCTGGCACCGTTTCGGCGGATCAACCCGTGTGGCTATGCGGGGCTTGCGATGACCCAGTTGAGCGATCATGCAACACCCATAGAATTTGCCGAGGTAAGTGCCCGGCTGCGCGCGCAGCTCGTCAAACACCTCGACTATGCTGAGCAGACGACCCTGACGGGCGGAATCGATTGA
- a CDS encoding DUF493 domain-containing protein, translated as MTDKDVEVKAPKIEFPVTDYPVKVISDTGAGNKDRILEIVRKHATINDNRVDERSSTNGKYTTIQLHIVATGQDQLYDINSELRATGFVHMVL; from the coding sequence ATGACCGATAAAGACGTAGAAGTGAAGGCGCCAAAGATCGAATTCCCGGTGACGGATTATCCCGTCAAGGTGATCAGCGATACCGGCGCAGGCAACAAAGACAGAATTCTTGAAATCGTGCGTAAACACGCGACGATCAACGACAACCGGGTGGACGAGCGTTCGAGCACCAACGGTAAATACACCACGATCCAGTTGCACATCGTTGCAACCGGTCAGGATCAGCTCTACGACATCAACAGCGAACTGCGGGCCACCGGCTTCGTGCACATGGTGTTGTGA